In Alkalihalobacillus sp. TS-13, the following are encoded in one genomic region:
- a CDS encoding BrxA/BrxB family bacilliredoxin — translation MSMAYEEYMRQLVQPMRDELTEAGFKELRSPEEVDEYMENVKGTTLIMINSVCGCAAGLARPAVRQAIEHEHRPDHLVTVFAGQDKVATSVMRSYFLDIEPSSPSIALLKGQEVVHFIPREEIEDHEPSDIVTNLVNAFETHCK, via the coding sequence ATGTCAATGGCATATGAAGAATACATGAGACAGTTAGTTCAACCGATGAGAGATGAATTGACAGAAGCAGGATTCAAGGAATTGAGATCCCCTGAGGAAGTCGATGAATATATGGAAAATGTGAAAGGTACTACTTTGATAATGATCAACTCTGTCTGTGGTTGTGCGGCAGGACTTGCGCGTCCAGCAGTACGCCAAGCAATTGAACATGAACACCGTCCAGACCACCTTGTAACTGTTTTTGCTGGGCAAGACAAGGTTGCGACATCCGTGATGAGATCTTATTTCCTTGATATCGAACCATCATCACCATCGATCGCACTGCTGAAGGGTCAAGAAGTCGTCCACTTCATTCCCCGAGAGGAAATCGAGGACCATGAACCATCCGATATCGTGACAAATCTGGTGAACGCTTTTGAAACCCACTGCAAATAA
- a CDS encoding YjcZ family sporulation protein yields the protein MHHGHHGHHGHHDYHHGGYGYDGYGYGCGNTFAIIVVLFILLIIVGAAAFHHGGKGKDC from the coding sequence ATGCACCATGGACATCATGGGCATCATGGACATCATGATTATCACCATGGAGGATATGGGTATGATGGATACGGTTATGGATGCGGGAATACGTTTGCGATCATCGTCGTATTATTCATCCTATTGATCATTGTCGGAGCAGCTGCTTTTCACCACGGAGGTAAAGGCAAAGACTGCTAA
- a CDS encoding class I SAM-dependent methyltransferase, whose product MIITTGGKAKSTLIQRAKQLGVTLGIKYVERRDRSIETLMEIEKLGVIVVRKERILFYDPEAKEPVFFHPNSAIFRIKRLIRGEEDPFIRNARLVKGMSLLDCTLGWASDSIVAKYVVGLKGRVVGVEGSPTLSMLTRLGLSVYEHDMPEIVAATRSIEVCEGDHFETLKELDSGSFDVVYFDPMFEEKIMDANGIKPLKHYALYKPITEELIEEAKRVAKNRVVLKDHWKSPRFGQFRFDVEIRKTSNFHFGIIEV is encoded by the coding sequence ATGATTATTACGACAGGTGGAAAAGCAAAATCAACGTTGATACAAAGAGCAAAACAACTAGGTGTAACGCTTGGAATCAAGTATGTTGAAAGGAGAGATCGATCCATTGAAACACTGATGGAAATAGAAAAGCTAGGTGTCATCGTAGTCAGGAAAGAGCGGATCCTTTTTTATGATCCAGAGGCAAAAGAGCCTGTGTTTTTTCATCCGAATTCAGCAATCTTCCGGATAAAGAGATTGATAAGGGGAGAAGAGGATCCGTTCATTCGGAATGCACGTTTAGTAAAAGGGATGTCGTTATTGGACTGTACCCTCGGATGGGCTTCCGATAGTATCGTGGCGAAGTACGTCGTCGGTTTGAAGGGTAGGGTTGTCGGTGTTGAAGGGAGTCCTACGTTATCAATGTTGACGAGACTGGGTCTGAGTGTATATGAACATGATATGCCAGAGATTGTTGCCGCCACGCGTTCTATTGAAGTCTGTGAAGGGGATCATTTTGAAACTCTTAAAGAACTAGATTCGGGCAGTTTCGATGTTGTGTATTTCGACCCGATGTTCGAAGAGAAAATCATGGATGCAAACGGAATTAAACCACTGAAGCATTATGCTTTATATAAGCCAATAACTGAAGAGTTGATCGAGGAAGCGAAAAGAGTGGCAAAAAACCGAGTCGTATTGAAGGATCACTGGAAAAGTCCTCGCTTCGGTCAATTCCGCTTTGATGTTGAAATCCGCAAAACCTCCAACTTCCACTTCGGCATCATAGAAGTGTAG
- a CDS encoding MFS transporter, with the protein MKDTWRAYREMDRNVWIRFIGESINGIAFMMLLPFLALYLKDRVDHIWEVGIVMGVSPLASVIGTMIGGRLADIYGRKPLMVGSMAGNAVVMLGFVWLDDFWSFVILSLFLGFFNSLFHPAASAMVADVTSPEKRTEAFGLLRMGHNIGAAIGPLIGASVVIFSKSVIFMISAASMFFYAAIVLIWIKESLPKKEKLQNASKEAQKEEDFPSPFQVILRDKLLFVFIITGVVISMSFTQTEGMLPLHFDQTLPNLTDAQNPYTYMLAFNGLLVVLFQFPISRWAGNRAIGRVMLYGCILFGFGLLSVGWLPQVFHALNTNYLIVMVVFLVIYGIYTLGEMLMSPVQMTFVANLAPEHLRGTYMGAAGLQWILGGVAGPLIGGILLEYKLGNLMFTILGIGCIIAGIVYLSLDRWVENRPMPEPVLQREISSAK; encoded by the coding sequence ATGAAAGATACGTGGAGGGCTTATCGTGAAATGGATCGTAATGTTTGGATCCGATTCATCGGTGAGTCAATCAATGGAATTGCGTTTATGATGTTATTGCCATTTTTGGCGTTATATTTGAAAGATCGCGTCGACCATATTTGGGAGGTCGGGATCGTCATGGGGGTATCTCCTCTTGCATCGGTTATCGGAACAATGATTGGAGGGCGTCTGGCTGATATTTATGGGCGTAAACCACTTATGGTCGGTTCGATGGCAGGTAACGCTGTCGTCATGCTAGGTTTTGTCTGGCTGGATGATTTTTGGTCGTTCGTCATTTTATCCTTGTTCTTAGGTTTCTTCAATTCGTTGTTCCATCCCGCGGCATCGGCGATGGTAGCAGATGTGACGTCACCTGAAAAAAGGACAGAAGCATTCGGACTACTTCGGATGGGACATAATATCGGTGCCGCCATCGGTCCTTTGATTGGAGCATCGGTTGTCATCTTTTCAAAATCCGTCATTTTCATGATTTCAGCTGCAAGCATGTTTTTCTATGCTGCGATCGTTTTGATATGGATCAAGGAAAGCTTGCCGAAAAAAGAAAAATTACAAAACGCTTCAAAAGAAGCACAAAAAGAAGAAGATTTCCCGAGTCCATTCCAGGTGATTTTACGAGATAAACTTTTGTTTGTTTTCATCATTACAGGCGTGGTTATCTCGATGTCCTTTACTCAAACAGAAGGGATGCTGCCACTTCACTTCGACCAGACCCTGCCTAACCTTACAGATGCTCAAAATCCGTATACGTACATGTTGGCTTTCAACGGTTTACTCGTCGTGTTGTTCCAGTTTCCGATTTCTCGATGGGCTGGGAACAGGGCGATTGGAAGGGTGATGTTATATGGTTGTATCCTTTTCGGATTCGGTTTATTGTCTGTCGGGTGGCTGCCACAGGTTTTTCATGCACTTAACACGAACTATTTAATCGTAATGGTTGTCTTCCTGGTGATATACGGGATATATACACTTGGTGAAATGCTGATGTCCCCGGTCCAGATGACTTTTGTTGCCAACCTGGCGCCGGAGCACCTGCGAGGAACCTATATGGGTGCAGCTGGACTCCAATGGATTTTAGGTGGAGTTGCTGGACCATTGATCGGTGGAATTTTACTTGAATACAAGCTTGGAAATTTGATGTTCACGATTTTAGGAATCGGTTGTATAATTGCTGGAATCGTCTACTTGTCCCTTGATCGTTGGGTCGAGAACCGCCCAATGCCTGAACCTGTACTTCAGCGGGAAATTTCCTCAGCCAAATAA
- a CDS encoding amidohydrolase family protein, whose product MKIIDAHMHLSKIESFHKTALDLSGVDYSPEGIRNEYRETGVRIGIGMGLAEVEQNGFPDKNARTPMGLDLADQAAPIVYCAGINPHQLDEEAMVRLRSEVQKPEVVGLKIYLGYYPFYAYDEVYEPVYELAKEFDLPIVFHTGDTYSERGLLKYAHPLTLDEVAVKHREINFVMAHFGDPWTLDGAEVVYKNRNVFADLSGLVVGTGDDIKRYKESPRFFNHLLHALTFTDNYSKFLFGTDWPLVPVKPYIEFIKSIIPKKHHEDVFYNTALNVFPKLKPFI is encoded by the coding sequence ATGAAAATCATTGATGCTCATATGCACTTATCGAAAATCGAAAGCTTCCACAAAACAGCGCTAGACCTTTCGGGTGTGGATTATTCGCCAGAAGGAATCCGTAATGAATATCGTGAGACTGGCGTCAGAATTGGAATTGGTATGGGGCTTGCTGAAGTGGAACAGAACGGTTTTCCCGATAAAAATGCACGGACGCCAATGGGGCTGGATCTTGCTGACCAAGCAGCTCCGATCGTCTACTGCGCTGGAATCAACCCCCATCAGCTCGATGAAGAAGCGATGGTAAGGTTGCGCTCAGAGGTCCAGAAACCAGAAGTCGTCGGTCTGAAAATCTACTTAGGTTATTATCCTTTCTACGCTTATGATGAAGTGTACGAACCGGTCTACGAGTTGGCAAAAGAATTCGATCTGCCTATCGTGTTCCATACCGGAGATACATACTCCGAGAGAGGACTTTTGAAATACGCCCATCCGTTGACGTTGGATGAAGTAGCAGTCAAGCACCGTGAAATTAATTTCGTCATGGCGCATTTCGGTGACCCTTGGACACTGGACGGGGCAGAGGTTGTTTATAAAAACCGTAACGTTTTCGCAGATTTATCCGGGCTTGTTGTCGGAACTGGAGATGATATCAAGCGTTACAAGGAATCTCCTCGCTTTTTCAATCATTTGTTACATGCATTGACATTCACGGACAACTACAGCAAATTCTTGTTTGGTACGGATTGGCCCTTGGTCCCTGTCAAGCCATATATTGAGTTCATCAAGAGCATCATTCCAAAAAAGCATCATGAGGACGTTTTTTATAATACTGCACTAAATGTATTCCCGAAATTGAAACCATTCATATAA
- the ltaE gene encoding low-specificity L-threonine aldolase — translation MIDLRSDTITKPTEEMRKAMYEAEVGDDVYGEDPTVQKLEEKAAEILGKEAALFVTSGTQGNQIAVLTHCQPGNEVLLEEDAHIFYYEGGAIAAFGGVQTRTIKGKRGAINPNDLRTAIRGEDVHFPETGLICLENTHNRAGGAIVPIENMRELYQVAQEHLIPVHLDGARLFNASAELAVPVKAFTEHTSTVQICLSKGLGAPVGSIIAGSGPFIRRARKWRKRLGGGLRQVGVVAAPGLIALTKMADRLKEDHERARRLAEGIRNITDLKINNQVETNIVVVETEATGKAVDEILSALEANGILAVPFGPTTIRLTTHHQITDENIEQTLIAFQNLFEKVK, via the coding sequence GTGATCGATTTACGGAGTGATACCATTACGAAACCGACGGAAGAAATGCGGAAAGCGATGTATGAAGCTGAAGTCGGAGACGATGTATACGGTGAAGATCCAACAGTTCAAAAATTAGAAGAAAAAGCAGCAGAAATCCTTGGCAAGGAAGCAGCTCTATTTGTGACAAGCGGTACACAGGGAAATCAGATTGCAGTCCTGACTCATTGTCAGCCTGGGAACGAAGTACTGCTCGAAGAGGATGCTCATATTTTTTACTATGAAGGCGGGGCTATTGCCGCATTTGGAGGCGTTCAGACCAGAACGATCAAAGGCAAGCGTGGGGCGATCAATCCGAATGATTTGCGGACTGCCATTCGCGGGGAAGACGTCCATTTCCCTGAGACAGGTTTGATTTGTCTTGAAAATACCCATAACCGTGCTGGAGGTGCAATTGTTCCGATCGAGAACATGAGGGAACTTTATCAAGTCGCTCAAGAACACCTTATTCCTGTCCATCTGGACGGAGCCCGATTGTTCAATGCATCAGCAGAACTTGCTGTTCCAGTCAAAGCTTTTACAGAGCATACTTCGACTGTTCAAATTTGCCTTTCAAAAGGTCTTGGAGCACCTGTAGGATCGATTATCGCCGGCAGCGGACCATTCATCCGACGTGCCCGTAAATGGCGTAAAAGGTTAGGTGGAGGGTTGCGACAAGTCGGTGTTGTCGCAGCACCAGGATTGATCGCTCTCACCAAAATGGCAGACCGACTGAAAGAAGATCACGAACGTGCAAGACGACTTGCAGAGGGAATACGGAATATCACCGATCTTAAAATCAACAACCAGGTAGAAACAAACATTGTCGTTGTGGAAACAGAAGCGACAGGGAAAGCAGTGGATGAGATTTTGTCAGCGTTAGAAGCGAATGGTATTCTTGCCGTTCCATTCGGTCCGACGACAATCCGTTTGACGACGCATCATCAAATCACCGATGAAAACATCGAGCAAACGCTGATTGCCTTTCAAAACCTGTTCGAAAAAGTGAAATAA
- a CDS encoding rhodanese-related sulfurtransferase, producing the protein MTKPYRVLLYYKYTELENAEQFKDEHLQFCKDLGLKGRILIADEGINGTVSGTVEQTDAYMQSLLNDERFEGIEFKIDEADGHAFKKMHVRYRPELVNSGVLKEINPNVTTGKHLKPEEFYEAMQRDDVVIIDARNDYEYDIGHFRGAIRPDVTTFRELPEWIKQNRENFEGKKILTYCTGGIRCEKFSGFLKNEGFEDVNQLHGGIINYSKNEKTKGQLYDGKCYVFDERISVPINLVEEKVVGKCYYCGKPEDRYVNCANPECNLQHVACHKCEEKHMRSCSDECREHPRNRYEKPTEQQA; encoded by the coding sequence ATGACAAAACCATATCGAGTATTACTTTATTACAAGTACACAGAGCTAGAGAATGCGGAACAATTCAAGGATGAGCATCTGCAATTTTGTAAAGATCTCGGCTTGAAAGGTCGAATCCTTATTGCGGATGAAGGGATCAATGGTACAGTATCCGGAACTGTTGAACAGACAGACGCGTATATGCAATCCCTGCTTAACGATGAAAGGTTCGAAGGCATTGAGTTTAAAATAGATGAAGCGGATGGACATGCATTCAAGAAAATGCACGTGCGTTATCGTCCCGAACTTGTAAACTCTGGTGTTCTAAAAGAAATCAATCCAAATGTCACAACAGGTAAACATTTGAAACCAGAGGAATTTTATGAAGCGATGCAACGTGACGATGTCGTTATAATTGACGCTCGTAATGATTACGAATATGATATCGGTCACTTCAGAGGCGCGATCCGCCCTGATGTCACGACATTCCGCGAGCTTCCGGAATGGATTAAGCAGAACCGTGAGAATTTTGAAGGGAAAAAGATCTTAACATACTGTACAGGTGGAATCCGCTGTGAAAAGTTCTCCGGCTTTTTGAAGAATGAAGGCTTTGAAGACGTAAACCAGTTACACGGTGGAATTATCAATTATTCCAAAAACGAGAAAACAAAAGGACAACTATACGATGGAAAATGCTACGTCTTCGATGAGCGTATTTCTGTACCGATCAACCTCGTGGAAGAAAAGGTAGTCGGAAAATGCTATTATTGCGGTAAGCCTGAGGATCGCTATGTAAATTGTGCGAACCCAGAATGCAACCTTCAACACGTGGCATGTCACAAGTGTGAAGAAAAGCATATGCGTTCTTGTTCAGACGAATGTCGTGAACACCCACGCAACCGCTATGAAAAACCAACTGAACAACAAGCATAA
- a CDS encoding PLD nuclease N-terminal domain-containing protein, giving the protein MGVIRWQLILPILIIELILIGLALFDWFRTKETNGHRWMWLFIILIINPFGPILYFLIGRKH; this is encoded by the coding sequence ATGGGCGTCATTAGGTGGCAACTGATTTTACCGATTTTGATCATTGAACTGATCCTAATTGGACTTGCATTGTTTGATTGGTTTCGGACGAAGGAGACGAATGGCCATCGATGGATGTGGCTATTCATTATTTTAATAATAAACCCATTCGGTCCGATACTTTATTTTCTAATTGGAAGGAAGCACTGA
- a CDS encoding ABC transporter ATP-binding protein, with amino-acid sequence MSMITVRNLNKQFDGKHVVKNVDFKLNPGMCVALLGPNGAGKTTTLRMLSGLIRPTSGSIMFEGLDDTKDIRRHIGYLPQYPSFHEWMTGKEFLIYVGQLAYLSKAQASTKADEMLKLVGISEAANQRIKKYSGGMRQRLGIAQALIHEPKLLMLDEPVSALDPMGRREVLTLMEKLKEHTTLLFSTHILNDAEEISDELLVMHHGEILEAGSIHELRSKHQVDKIDLCFAESTERYSETFILLDSVERVEMNKECLHVFVSNLDEGRKEILEVVKNQGLPLTKFELARTTLEDMFMKVVQK; translated from the coding sequence ATGTCAATGATTACAGTACGTAATTTAAACAAACAATTTGATGGAAAACATGTTGTGAAGAATGTTGATTTTAAACTTAATCCAGGAATGTGTGTTGCACTTCTTGGGCCGAACGGTGCTGGAAAAACGACAACTCTCCGGATGCTTTCAGGACTGATCCGCCCAACTTCAGGGTCGATCATGTTCGAGGGATTGGATGATACGAAAGATATCCGTCGTCATATCGGCTATTTACCGCAATATCCATCCTTCCATGAATGGATGACAGGGAAGGAATTCCTCATTTATGTCGGGCAGCTTGCCTATCTTTCTAAAGCTCAGGCATCCACTAAGGCAGACGAAATGTTGAAGCTTGTGGGGATATCGGAGGCTGCCAACCAGAGAATTAAAAAGTATTCGGGAGGGATGAGGCAACGTCTCGGAATCGCTCAGGCACTTATACATGAACCGAAGTTGCTTATGCTTGATGAACCAGTATCAGCATTGGACCCGATGGGCCGGCGTGAAGTATTGACCCTGATGGAGAAGTTGAAGGAACATACGACTCTCCTTTTTTCGACCCATATCCTTAATGATGCCGAAGAGATCAGTGATGAATTGCTCGTCATGCATCACGGTGAGATTTTGGAGGCTGGAAGTATACACGAACTTAGGAGCAAACACCAAGTAGATAAAATCGACTTATGCTTTGCGGAGTCTACAGAGCGTTATTCTGAAACATTCATACTGTTGGATTCTGTTGAACGAGTAGAAATGAACAAAGAATGCTTGCATGTTTTTGTTTCAAACCTTGATGAAGGGCGGAAGGAAATCCTGGAGGTTGTGAAAAATCAGGGTTTACCGCTCACGAAGTTTGAGCTCGCTCGTACAACGTTAGAGGACATGTTCATGAAGGTGGTGCAGAAATGA
- a CDS encoding ABC transporter permease, producing MMQWLAVFRRENLENWRNFKWIWVPIVFILLGVMDPISMYYLPKILEATGGLPEAASLNLPQYRPEDIIMASLSQFSQLGVLIIVLMTMGLIARERRSGVAELVLVKPVKYRTYITAKWSATSLLVLVSLTCGLLMSWYYTNILFGVLSFQQFLQVWGFYSFWLLFVVSISMFMNTLVKNSGAVAFLTFMTIILSSIVTKIFSKYLVWSPNRLSEYIMDTINTGTVPGELLGTAGMSSVLILLLITGSVFMLRTKEMA from the coding sequence ATGATGCAATGGTTGGCGGTTTTTCGACGTGAAAATTTAGAGAATTGGCGGAATTTCAAATGGATTTGGGTTCCAATCGTTTTCATTTTACTTGGCGTAATGGACCCGATCAGTATGTATTACTTACCGAAGATCCTTGAGGCGACAGGCGGTCTGCCGGAAGCAGCAAGTTTGAATCTGCCGCAATACAGGCCAGAAGATATCATCATGGCCAGCCTTAGCCAGTTCAGTCAACTTGGTGTGTTGATCATTGTATTGATGACGATGGGATTGATCGCACGTGAACGGAGAAGCGGGGTTGCGGAGCTTGTTTTAGTGAAGCCCGTCAAATATCGTACATATATCACTGCGAAGTGGTCCGCGACATCCCTTCTTGTGCTAGTTTCGCTCACTTGTGGCTTGCTGATGAGTTGGTATTATACGAATATTTTATTTGGAGTGCTGTCATTCCAACAATTTTTACAAGTATGGGGTTTCTATAGCTTCTGGCTACTATTCGTCGTTTCCATTTCGATGTTCATGAATACACTCGTAAAGAATTCAGGAGCAGTGGCATTTTTGACGTTCATGACGATTATCTTATCCAGCATCGTCACAAAGATTTTCTCCAAGTATCTTGTTTGGAGTCCGAACAGGCTGTCTGAATATATCATGGATACAATCAATACAGGCACAGTCCCTGGAGAACTTTTAGGGACAGCGGGAATGAGCTCGGTTCTTATCCTTCTGCTGATCACAGGGTCAGTATTCATGCTCAGAACGAAAGAAATGGCTTGA
- the rfbA gene encoding glucose-1-phosphate thymidylyltransferase RfbA → MKGIILAGGSGTRLSPSTDSINKHLLAVFDKPMIYYPLSILMLAGIKEVMIISTPEDKPRFEKLLGDGSSLGITLTYRVQTEPNGIPEAFIIGEDFIGNDDVTLILGDNIFYGQGFTNLLRKAINHHEHATIFGYRVKDPRRFGVVEFDSNQKVVSLEEKPDDPKSDFAVTGLYIYDHKVVDIAKRLNFSQRGELEITDVNKEYLKRNKMHVQLLGRGFAWLDAGTHDALFEAAEFVKNIQQRQGFKLACLEEIAFYLGYITKEELREKGEAMKKTDYGQYLLEIAQRKHTQQYWDSIDQNPILGLVQND, encoded by the coding sequence ATGAAAGGAATCATTCTAGCAGGAGGCAGCGGAACACGGTTGTCCCCGAGTACGGACAGCATTAATAAACATCTGCTGGCAGTGTTCGATAAGCCAATGATCTATTATCCGTTATCAATCTTGATGTTAGCGGGCATTAAAGAAGTGATGATAATCAGTACCCCTGAGGATAAACCGAGGTTTGAAAAATTGCTGGGGGACGGTTCATCGTTAGGAATCACACTTACCTATCGTGTACAAACTGAACCGAACGGAATCCCTGAAGCGTTCATCATTGGTGAAGACTTTATCGGTAATGATGATGTGACGTTGATTCTCGGGGATAACATTTTTTATGGACAAGGTTTCACCAATCTATTGAGAAAAGCGATAAACCACCATGAACATGCTACGATTTTCGGATATCGAGTGAAGGACCCAAGAAGATTCGGTGTCGTTGAATTCGACTCGAACCAAAAGGTCGTTTCACTTGAAGAAAAACCTGACGACCCAAAATCGGACTTCGCAGTGACGGGATTATACATCTATGATCATAAAGTCGTTGATATAGCGAAAAGGCTTAATTTTTCACAACGCGGTGAGCTGGAAATCACAGATGTCAATAAAGAGTATTTGAAGAGAAACAAGATGCATGTCCAATTATTAGGAAGAGGATTTGCATGGCTGGATGCTGGAACGCATGACGCTTTGTTCGAAGCCGCTGAATTCGTGAAAAACATACAGCAGCGGCAAGGTTTCAAGCTTGCATGCCTTGAGGAAATCGCTTTTTATCTAGGATATATCACAAAAGAGGAATTGAGGGAGAAAGGCGAAGCTATGAAAAAGACCGACTACGGTCAATATCTGTTGGAAATTGCGCAAAGGAAACATACGCAACAATATTGGGATTCAATCGATCAAAATCCTATATTGGGGTTGGTGCAAAATGACTGA
- the rfbB gene encoding dTDP-glucose 4,6-dehydratase — MTDRKQTILVTGGAGFIGSNFIHYLAKEYPDYQIINIDKLTYAGSLANLQDIETNPSYQFIEGDIADYRLVSDVFDQHDISGVIHFAAESHVDNSIENASPFVVTNVVGTVNLLQAAKQSWEEKGELSERRFHHISTDEVYGSLENETDQFTEETPYDPRNPYSASKASANILVKSFSHTHGMNVVISSSSNNYGPRQHNEKLIPTILSKALSLEPIPIYGDGQNIRDWLYVEDHCRALDLIYHQGTAGESYNIGGGNEWTNLDLTMKICLILNEMKPDVLDQASITSFQDLITFVEDRPGHDLRYSVDDRKIRQSLGWKPNMALDSGLRSTVEWYSRKWEKVKI; from the coding sequence ATGACTGACAGAAAACAAACCATCCTGGTAACGGGAGGCGCTGGATTCATCGGATCGAATTTCATTCATTATTTAGCAAAAGAATATCCTGACTACCAAATAATCAATATTGATAAGCTGACGTATGCTGGCTCGCTTGCTAACCTTCAGGATATAGAAACGAATCCCAGCTATCAGTTCATTGAAGGCGATATTGCGGATTACCGACTTGTCAGTGATGTTTTTGATCAACACGATATTTCAGGGGTCATCCACTTTGCAGCGGAATCCCATGTCGATAATTCGATTGAAAATGCAAGCCCTTTCGTCGTTACGAATGTTGTAGGGACTGTTAATCTTCTTCAAGCCGCAAAACAGTCCTGGGAAGAAAAAGGTGAATTGTCTGAACGACGATTCCATCATATTTCGACGGACGAAGTTTATGGCTCTCTCGAAAACGAAACAGACCAGTTCACCGAAGAGACTCCTTATGATCCACGAAACCCATACAGTGCGTCAAAGGCGAGTGCGAACATACTTGTCAAGAGTTTCAGCCATACCCATGGGATGAATGTAGTCATTTCCAGCAGTTCGAATAATTATGGACCGCGGCAGCATAATGAAAAATTGATTCCGACAATCTTGTCAAAAGCATTGTCACTAGAACCGATTCCGATTTATGGAGATGGTCAAAACATCAGAGATTGGTTGTATGTCGAGGATCATTGTAGAGCCCTTGACCTTATCTATCACCAGGGAACTGCAGGGGAGAGTTACAATATTGGTGGCGGTAACGAATGGACCAACCTGGATTTGACGATGAAAATCTGTTTGATCCTCAATGAAATGAAACCTGATGTATTAGACCAAGCATCCATTACAAGTTTCCAGGACTTGATTACGTTTGTAGAAGATCGTCCGGGCCATGACCTTAGATACTCTGTAGATGATCGGAAAATCCGCCAATCCCTTGGTTGGAAACCAAACATGGCGTTGGATTCAGGATTGCGATCTACTGTGGAGTGGTACAGCCGTAAATGGGAAAAGGTGAAGATTTGA
- a CDS encoding glycosyltransferase family 2 protein: MGKGEDLISVVIPVYGCEMCLDELNKRLKKTLDEIGTEYEIIMVNDGSPDDAWNTIKRQSEENERIKGIDLSRNFGQHHAITAGLDHTSGDWVVVMDCDLQDRPENIKELYGKAKEGYEVVFGKRIVRQDRFLKRLSSKIFYKVYDYLTDQSSDHTIANFSISSKNVIDSFRRMREQNRLFPLFIKWMGFKTATVVIEHNCRKEGKSSYNLKKLIILATDVIISQSNKPLRLSIQFGFLISLGSFLYGLFLFIRYFFLSVPVQGWTSVMVSLYFIGGLIFFNFGILGLYIGKVFNETKGRPLYLIQNKTEGFDNGKDRR, from the coding sequence ATGGGAAAAGGTGAAGATTTGATATCTGTAGTCATTCCGGTCTACGGATGTGAAATGTGCTTGGACGAGCTAAACAAGCGTTTGAAAAAGACGCTGGATGAGATTGGCACAGAATATGAAATTATCATGGTCAATGATGGAAGTCCAGATGATGCTTGGAATACAATCAAAAGACAAAGTGAGGAAAATGAAAGAATCAAAGGGATCGATCTATCGAGGAATTTTGGTCAACATCATGCAATCACAGCCGGGCTTGATCATACATCAGGGGATTGGGTCGTCGTTATGGATTGTGATTTGCAGGACCGTCCAGAGAACATTAAAGAACTCTATGGAAAAGCGAAAGAAGGCTATGAAGTCGTATTTGGAAAACGAATTGTACGTCAAGACAGGTTTTTAAAGAGGCTTTCATCCAAGATATTTTATAAAGTCTATGACTATCTCACAGATCAATCATCCGATCATACAATCGCCAATTTCAGCATCAGTTCGAAAAACGTTATTGATAGTTTCCGAAGGATGAGGGAACAGAATCGTTTATTCCCGCTATTCATCAAGTGGATGGGATTCAAGACGGCAACTGTCGTAATCGAACACAACTGCCGTAAAGAAGGCAAGAGCTCTTATAATTTGAAAAAACTGATCATATTAGCAACTGATGTGATCATCTCGCAATCGAACAAACCGCTGAGACTATCAATCCAATTCGGATTTTTAATTTCATTGGGCTCTTTTTTATACGGACTCTTTTTGTTCATCCGTTACTTTTTCCTTTCAGTGCCCGTACAGGGGTGGACAAGCGTGATGGTTTCCCTTTATTTCATCGGAGGTTTGATTTTTTTCAATTTTGGTATTCTCGGTTTATATATTGGTAAGGTATTCAATGAAACGAAGGGCCGCCCGCTTTATCTCATCCAAAACAAAACAGAAGGATTTGATAATGGAAAGGACAGGAGGTGA